GTAAAGGTGCTGATAGCGCATGTAGGCGCGGTGACGCTGAAAAGGCGTTTGGCGAAAAACCCCATTCTCTTCCGTATCCAGATCGTAATGTTCCACATTCGGGTAAATATGGTGGAAGCCCACATGGCGCAAACGCCAATAGTCCGGATCGATGCCTAACGGCAACGTCACGACCCGCCCGACGATGCGGTTCAGCGTTCGATTGCGGAAAAACGTATTATGGGAGGCGTCATGATTCACGATGATGTTCAATAACATCGACAGCATGATGAAAGAAAAATAGCTCAGGAAAAACGCCCACGCCGTCTGCTGCATTAAGCACAGCGCATAACAGGCAATGCAGCATAAAAAGAGTAATCCGGCCTTCACGAACTGGCCGCGATCCGCAAAGCGATGATCGTGGTTAGCGCGAAGGTAGGCCGACGTTTCGCGCTGTAATGCCCGATGAAAAGCCTGTTCCCCCTGCGCCGGATACGGTCTGGCGGGAAGTAGATTAGCCATTTTCATGCTCTCCAGTCAGAGGATATCGACCCCAGCCGAACGCCATCGCCAACCCGTGCAGCGCCAGCATCAGCATCGTTATCTTCCAGTAGAGCGCTTCCCAGCTCAGATAGACAAGAAACACCGCAGGGAACAGCAGAACGACCAGCAGCCAGACGTAAATGCCCCAGCGTCGCCCTTCGGAAATCCCGCCCAAGGCGACCGCGCCCGCCACCAGCAATAGGAAGAGCGCCGCCTGCGACAGGTTCGCGGAATCATAGCCGTAGCCATACAGGTAGACATAGCCCACCACCAGCGCAAACAGCAGCATGGCACCGGCAATCAGCGCCACTGGCGTACAAGCAAACGTCGCCTGACGCGTGCGGCGCACCGATAGCTTCAGGTACGACATAAAAGGCAGGTTACTGGCCCAAAACGGGTTTTTCGATGGCGTGTCTTTTCCAGCACCGTAGTGGAAAGGCGTGTCAGGCAGCTGTGGGCAAAAGCTGCCGAACAGTTTGTCCCAAAAAATAAAGGTGCCGCCGAAGTTCTTATCAGCGTATGCACGATCGTTCACGTGGTGTACGCGATGGTGTACCGGCGTCACCAGCACCTTTTCCAGCCAGCCCAGTTTGGGCGTCATGGCGTTATGGTTAAAGAGCTGGACGCTGTAATGCAGAATGGACACCGTGACGAACATATACAGCGGCACACCGAGCAGCGCCAGAATCAGGAAGAACGGAATGGAGGTCAGCGAGGAGTACCAGGAGTTACGCACGCCCAGCGACAGATTGAAATGCTCCCCCTGATGATGCACCACATGCACCGCCCAGAGCACGCCAAAGGTATGGTGCAGACGGTGTAGCCAATAAAAACCGAAATCCCAGGCCAGTATCGCGAACAGCCACATCAGCACCGGCGGCCAGGTTTCTACCCAACCCAAACTGAAATGCGCCGCGACATAGCCATAACAAAAAATTTCCACGCTGCGAAACAGCCACAGCATGATATGCCCGGAATTCAGGTTGAAAACCACGTCATGCCAGTTCACCTTCTCACGCTGCATCCACTGTAGAACCAGCGCTTCACCAATCACCACAACCAGCATAAAGACAATGGGTAAGGCCAAATCGATCATGATGTCATTCCTGATGGCGCTTATCGTTAGGCAACGGAGCCCGTGAAGAAACAGCCCTTACCGCTTCTCGGCTACGCAGAAAAATCCATCCGGTCATGCCCGACAGCATCGCCCCGGTCACCAGATCGATGAACAGATGGCGGCGCAGTTGCAGAATGGAAAAAGCAATCGCGGCACCCCAGAGCAGGTACAAACCGGTTTTCACCTTGTGCTGGCGATCGCTCATTGCCCACACCGCCAGCACCGTTAGCGCAATATGCAGCGACGGCAGGCAATTTTGCGGCGAGTCGATAAGCAGCAAAAGCTGTAGCAGACGAGTGGAGAGATCGTCCCCGACGACCTGCGGATACACCATCGTGGTCGGAAAAATCAGGTACACCGCACCCGCGATCAACGCACTAAGTTGCGTGGCCCGGCGTAGCCCAGCCAGACGCGCGATCGGGCAGGATAAATAAGACAGCGGCACAATGATGAAAAAAGAGAGATACAGCCAGATCGCTGAAGGGCTAAAGGGAATCCACTCATCAACAAATGACATCGGCAGCACCGTTCCCTGCCCCTGAAACTGTGCGCTCAATTGATACACCACGCCGACCGTTCCCCAGCCGAAGAGCAGCGCTTTCAGCCGTAATAACGTCGCGGCTTGAGGAAATCGCCTCATGCTCTCTCCTTCAGGCGGCTAATCCGTCTGCGCTTCTGCGTAAACGCTGGCGCAATCTCACCGGCGGTGAGATGCCACCGTAGCCGCGATGTATCAATCCCCTGTCGCGCAAACTGCTGCGACAGACTGTCCCGACAGGCTTCCAGCGCTGGCAGGCTACACGCGGCGGATAAATGCAGCGTCGTTTCTCCCTGCTGAATTAGCCGATAGTCGGCATGCAGCGGCAGCGCATTGGCGATAATCCGGCTACAGAGATCGGCAAACACGGTCTGAGGCTCACCGTTGCTATCCGGCAATCGCAGGCTGTCATCGCTGCGCCCTTCGATGCGGGCAATCGCCATCGTCACTCGACCACATGCACAGGGCGTTTGTTGCTTCACCAACACATCGTCCAGCCGATAGCGCACAATCGGCTGCGTGCTGCGGGTAAAATCGGTAATGATGGGCGTAAAGCGAGTGTCATCCAGCCACTGTGGTTCGATGTGAATAAATTCTTCGTTGAGATGCAGCGTGCCGTATTCACAGGTCGAGGCCAGAAAGCCTTCTGTCGCCTGATACACCTCCCCGACCTGCCCGAAAACCTGCTGCAACAGCTGCTTATCCTGCGGTTCCAACACCTCGGCCACGGAAATCACCTTTTTGACCGACAGGCGCAGTTCACCGCGCTGTACCGCCAGCGCCAGTTCGCGCAGCACCTGCGCAGGTGCGACGATAATCGACGGTGACCACGCTTCCAACCGCGCAACATGTGCGGAAAACGGCGCAAACAGATCGTAAAACGACAGGCTGAGCCAGCGGTTATCCACACTGTGGTACAGATTGTTATCCGCCCGTAGGAACAGCGCCACCCGCTCACCGGCACGTAAACCGTCCGGCAGCATTTTCGCCAGCATGCCTCCCGCCCACACCTGTTGTTCGCGCGGGCTGACGACAAACAGCCCACGCTGCCCGGAGGTGCCGGACGACAGCCCGACGCTGAACCCGTTCACATTCGGTGTGAAGTCACGATCCTCCTCACTACGGCGCGCGCAGGCGAGCAGTTCATCCCGCTTCAGCCCGGCGGTATTCATCCGATCGAATTCGGCCATCATCACGGCTTTATCCATCATCGGCCAGGCGCTAATCGGCAGTTGGCAATAAGGCCGAAAATAGGGGCTATGCGCCAGCACCCGCCGTGCAAAGCGAGCAAGCTGGCGCTGCTGATGGCGCTCAAGCGCCTGACGGGTGGCAAAGGTGAGGCGTCTGGCACGGAAATAGTGCCAGATCGTCATCAGCGGAATCATAGGTCACCCTCATGACACAGCCGAATCTCGACCTGCCCGTTCAGGTGCAACTGGTGCAATTGATCCAGCGTGTGGTAATAGGCTTGTGGATCGTCCATCACCAGATTCGCCAACCGCGACGGCCCGCGCCCTTCGCGATAGCTGTGCGGCGACCAGGCGGCATCGCTTGCCAGCAGCACCCAGCCGTTTTCAGTCAGCACAAACGCACCGAGATGTCCGACGGCATGACCGGGCAGCGGCACCAGCACGATCTCTTTATCGCTACCTGGCAACGCATAACCTTGCGTAAACGGCGCCAGCTCGGCTGGCAGATCGGTAAGCGGGAAGTTTTCGACAAACTGGAGCGCCTGCTCGAAATGTTCAGGAATCAGCGCAGGCACAAACGCCCGTTTCAGGGCCGCAAAACCGCGCAGATTCCGCGTCTGCTGCCATCCCAGCGCCGAACAAATAAACGGCACGTCTGGGAAATCCCGCAGCCCCGCAATATGGTCGCCGTGAAAATGGGAAATAATCAGGCCGTCGATGTCCGCAGGCTGAATGCCCTGGCCGTGTAGCTGGTGAATCAGCGCGTCTTTCGTCTCGAAATGTACGGGCGTCATCCTGCGGTATAGCTGGAACAGACCAGAACGCGTGGCATCGGTAAAATGCTGCGCATAACCGGTGTCCCACAGCCAGCGCTTGCCCTGACTTTCCAGCATCCAGACGCGTGCTGGAAAACGGCACACTTTCCACCCTGCGCCACGCAGTGCCATACAGCCCGGATGCAGGCAGTACCCGACTTCAAACGTTGAAATATTAGCCATGTCCGTCAGTGCTCCGCTGCGCAAAATGTGTTTTGAACCAGCTACCGGTTAACGCGATGCCCTGTTGGAGGGAAAAACGCGGCTGATAGCCCAGCTCTTGCTGCGCTTTTTCCGCGCTGAGCGTCATATCAAAATTCACCGCCCCCGCGCTGTAGCGCGTCAGCAGCGGCTCTTTCCGGCTAAACCACGAGAACAGCTCCATGCCACCAGCCACCGCATGCAGCAGCGGATACGGCACGGCCTTAACGCGATAATGCATCCCCAATTGACCGACCAGCAGTTGCTCAAGCATATCCGCAAGGCGTTCTGGTTCATGATTGGTGATGTTGTACGCCGAACCAGAAACCAGCCCCGAACGCTGGCTGGCAAGTGCCATCGCCTCCACCACATTGCCGACAAACGTCAGATCCAGCAACGCGCTCCCCCCGCGCGGGAGCCGCAGTACGCCGCCACCCACCGCGATCTGTTCCAGAACTCGCGGCAGAATCACGCGATCATGTGGGCCAAACAGGCCGCGCGGACGCAGAATCACGTAGGTCGTTTGCGGGTAGCGCGACGTCAGCGCCTGAAGCCGTTCTTCCGCCAGAAATTTGGTCTGCGCATAGTGATTGGCAAAACGCACCGCGCGGTAGCTTTCATCAATATTCCGGTGGTGTTGATAATCAAAATAAATCGCAGGCGTGGAGATGTGCACAAAGCGCGGGATCCCCAACTGACCGGCGGCCTCTGCCAGTCGTGCCGTTACCTCAGTATTGTTCTGATAAAAATCAGTATATTGACCCCACGGTGAGGATTTCGCGGCACAGTGCCAAACGACATCACTGCCGGTCATCAATAATCGATACTGCTCGACCGAGGTTTCGACCAAATCAATCCCGGCGAACTGCGCGCCCAATGCTTCAAGCTGCAACCCCACCGTGCGATCGCGCCCACAGGCCAGCACCTGATGCCCAGCCTGAAGCAGCCATTCCACCGCGTTACGCCCCAGCCCGCTGGTCGCGCCCGTGACGAAGACTCTCATGGAATCAGTACCATGCCGCCCAGCGTCAGCCCCGCGGCCGTACCGACCAGCATCGCGGGTTCCCCTTCTGGCAGACGTTGCGTCACGATGGCATGATGCAGCGCCGTCGGAATCGACGCCGCCACCTGATTACCGTGGTAGCGATAAATATCAATCAGCTTTTCCGTCGGGATCGCCAGCCGCTTCCGCATGTGTTCCAGCGACAAGTGGCTGGCCTGATGTGGAACCACTGCCGCCATCTGCGCCAGCGAATAGCCGCTGGCCTCCAGCAGCCGTTGCAGATAGCCTTCGATCAGGGCAGAAGCCTGCCTGAATAGCCGTTTTCCCTGCATATGGAACAGAAAATCATGCAGTTCCATCCCCGCTCGCGGGTTACGTAAGGTGCCGCCTGCGCGAATCTGGCACAGTTCGCTGCCCTTCGGATAGGTTTCCAGCAGACACGCCGCAATACCGCTACGACCATCGCCACGTTCGACAATGGCACAGGCGGCGCCGTCGCCAAAAATCAGCGACGACTCTTCGTCATCCCAGTCAATACCGCGCGAAGCGAGTTCAGTAGAGACAATGGCAATGCGCCGATAGGCACCCGTATTTAACAGCCCAGCCGCCACCTGAAGAGCGGAAATAAAGCTGACGCAGCTGCTGTTAATATCAAAACAGGCCGTCCCTTTCGGCAAAGACGACGCTTTTAATACATGGCTGGCGCTATAAGGCAGCGCCTGAATGGGAATCGCAGAAGCAAACAGCAGCAGGTCAATGGAAGCCGACGGAATAACGCCGCGCGCCAGCGCGTCATTTAACGCCGCCACACCGAGTTCAGCCTGGCTAGCCTGATTATCCGCATGGTGGCGATAGAGAATACCGGAACGGCTTTCGACATAACCGGCAGGTTTATTGAGCCGTACATCTAATTCAGCCGACGTCACCCGTTGCGCGGGAAGTGCGCAGCCGGTAGCAATAATCTTTAGAGGAACCAATCCCTTAGTGAATGCATGATGTTGAGTATTCAATATCAATCCTTTCCAGAGTCTTATCGTTTTACCGGCGAACAATATCCTTATAAAAAAGGAGATTATCGTGCGCGATATTTATTCATTCTGTTGCTAAGAATAACGAAATCACCACGAATTGAAATCTTAAGCTGTATGATCGCACTATTCCATCCCGATACTTTTTCGCTATTCTCTGTGCATTCACGATGCTTAATTACACCAGAAGTTATACTTATGTCATTGTTTATTAAATCTGTTATTGGTGCGCTGATCGTATTACTCATCAGCGTACTGGCGAAAAGCCGAAACTATTATATTGCCGGGCTGGTGCCGCTATTCCCCACATTCGCGCTGATCGCACATTATATTGTTGGCACTGAGCGTGGGCTGGACGCGCTACGCGCCACCATCCTGTTTGGCATCTGGTCAGTGATTCCTTATCTGGTTTATCTCATCTCACTTTATTACTTTACTGCGTGGATGAAATTGCCACAGGCGCTGCTCGCGGCCGTCGTATGCTGGAGTGTATCAGCGGCAGTGCTGATCAAGATCTGGACGTGGTATCAGGGGAATTAGGTGCGGCAGAAGGGGCAGCCCCTCTGCCATAGGTAAGTGATATCAGGCGAAGGCAAAACCTTCGTCTTCCCATCCCGTGATTCCCCCTATCATAATTTTTACCGGGCGACCTAATTGCGCCAGCTTTAAGGCCGCCTGATCTGCGCCATTGCAATGTGGTCCCGCGCAATAGACGACGAACCGCGTGTCATCAGGCCACTCAGCCATACGCTCAGGTGTGATTTCACGGTGTGGAAGGTGAATCGCCCCCGGTATATGGCGCGCGGTAAAATGCTTCGGCGATCCCACCACATGCAGTAACACAAAGTCCTGCTGCATGTCGGAGAGGGATGCCGCCACATCGGCACAGTCGGTTTCAACGGATAAACGCCGTGAAAAATGGGACAGGGCGATATCAGCAGCAGCAAAGGGATAGTCAGTCACGTAACTCATGGGGTTTCCTCACAGATTGGCATGAAACCTGACTATAAAACGGATACATAACGGCTGGCAGATGGCATTATTGCCATATATCGTCGATATCATGACAAGTTATTGAGGTGAAGGAATCGATGTTCAACCCGCTTGTTGTCGTACTTGCTTATGATGGCTTGTGTACATTCGAGTTTGGTATTGCTGTTGAGGTGTTCGGCCTACCGCGCCCCGAAATGGGAGAAAATTGGTATCAATTCGCGGTCGCGGGTTTAGAAAATGGGGCAATGCGAGCAACAGGCGGTATACACGTTGTTGCCGATGGCGGCCTCGATTTACTGGAAAACACGCGCTTATCAATCGATAAAATCGCCGAAACGGTGGGGTTTGGTACAGCAGCCTCAATGCGCCACCATTTTCGCCAGCAATTACATCTCACCCCCTCAACCTATCGGTTGCGCTTCGGGCATAAAACCCATGATATTTCAGAGGATCTTGCCGCTAACGGAGGAAGAGTAGCATGAATAAAACGGTCTCCCCCGGCACGGTTTCTCGCCCCATTCTTTCCGAGCAGGAAGCGAGTCGCTTTACGCTACGGCACTATTTTACGCCGCCTGAACACGGTAACCATACTGACGCCGACGTTTGGCAACCCGCGCCGATTATGGTCGATCCGGCTACGTGCTGGGTTGTGGGGCCGCAGGTGGGGGTGAATGGGGCAACCCACGCTCATGTTCAACAGGCGGTCAATGCCGCACTCCGAGCACAGCAAGATCAGGAGCGTATTGCCATTAAACTGTTGCCGGGCACCTATACCGGCACGGTCTACATTCCCGCCGATGCGCCACCGCTCACGCTTTTTGGGGCGGGAG
The genomic region above belongs to Pectobacterium colocasium and contains:
- a CDS encoding sterol desaturase family protein, with protein sequence MIDLALPIVFMLVVVIGEALVLQWMQREKVNWHDVVFNLNSGHIMLWLFRSVEIFCYGYVAAHFSLGWVETWPPVLMWLFAILAWDFGFYWLHRLHHTFGVLWAVHVVHHQGEHFNLSLGVRNSWYSSLTSIPFFLILALLGVPLYMFVTVSILHYSVQLFNHNAMTPKLGWLEKVLVTPVHHRVHHVNDRAYADKNFGGTFIFWDKLFGSFCPQLPDTPFHYGAGKDTPSKNPFWASNLPFMSYLKLSVRRTRQATFACTPVALIAGAMLLFALVVGYVYLYGYGYDSANLSQAALFLLLVAGAVALGGISEGRRWGIYVWLLVVLLFPAVFLVYLSWEALYWKITMLMLALHGLAMAFGWGRYPLTGEHENG
- a CDS encoding phosphatase PAP2 family protein, whose product is MRRFPQAATLLRLKALLFGWGTVGVVYQLSAQFQGQGTVLPMSFVDEWIPFSPSAIWLYLSFFIIVPLSYLSCPIARLAGLRRATQLSALIAGAVYLIFPTTMVYPQVVGDDLSTRLLQLLLLIDSPQNCLPSLHIALTVLAVWAMSDRQHKVKTGLYLLWGAAIAFSILQLRRHLFIDLVTGAMLSGMTGWIFLRSREAVRAVSSRAPLPNDKRHQE
- a CDS encoding F390 synthetase-related protein; this encodes MIPLMTIWHYFRARRLTFATRQALERHQQRQLARFARRVLAHSPYFRPYCQLPISAWPMMDKAVMMAEFDRMNTAGLKRDELLACARRSEEDRDFTPNVNGFSVGLSSGTSGQRGLFVVSPREQQVWAGGMLAKMLPDGLRAGERVALFLRADNNLYHSVDNRWLSLSFYDLFAPFSAHVARLEAWSPSIIVAPAQVLRELALAVQRGELRLSVKKVISVAEVLEPQDKQLLQQVFGQVGEVYQATEGFLASTCEYGTLHLNEEFIHIEPQWLDDTRFTPIITDFTRSTQPIVRYRLDDVLVKQQTPCACGRVTMAIARIEGRSDDSLRLPDSNGEPQTVFADLCSRIIANALPLHADYRLIQQGETTLHLSAACSLPALEACRDSLSQQFARQGIDTSRLRWHLTAGEIAPAFTQKRRRISRLKERA
- a CDS encoding MBL fold metallo-hydrolase gives rise to the protein MANISTFEVGYCLHPGCMALRGAGWKVCRFPARVWMLESQGKRWLWDTGYAQHFTDATRSGLFQLYRRMTPVHFETKDALIHQLHGQGIQPADIDGLIISHFHGDHIAGLRDFPDVPFICSALGWQQTRNLRGFAALKRAFVPALIPEHFEQALQFVENFPLTDLPAELAPFTQGYALPGSDKEIVLVPLPGHAVGHLGAFVLTENGWVLLASDAAWSPHSYREGRGPSRLANLVMDDPQAYYHTLDQLHQLHLNGQVEIRLCHEGDL
- a CDS encoding NAD-dependent epimerase/dehydratase family protein, which codes for MRVFVTGATSGLGRNAVEWLLQAGHQVLACGRDRTVGLQLEALGAQFAGIDLVETSVEQYRLLMTGSDVVWHCAAKSSPWGQYTDFYQNNTEVTARLAEAAGQLGIPRFVHISTPAIYFDYQHHRNIDESYRAVRFANHYAQTKFLAEERLQALTSRYPQTTYVILRPRGLFGPHDRVILPRVLEQIAVGGGVLRLPRGGSALLDLTFVGNVVEAMALASQRSGLVSGSAYNITNHEPERLADMLEQLLVGQLGMHYRVKAVPYPLLHAVAGGMELFSWFSRKEPLLTRYSAGAVNFDMTLSAEKAQQELGYQPRFSLQQGIALTGSWFKTHFAQRSTDGHG
- a CDS encoding 3-oxoacyl-[acyl-carrier-protein] synthase III C-terminal domain-containing protein, translating into MNTQHHAFTKGLVPLKIIATGCALPAQRVTSAELDVRLNKPAGYVESRSGILYRHHADNQASQAELGVAALNDALARGVIPSASIDLLLFASAIPIQALPYSASHVLKASSLPKGTACFDINSSCVSFISALQVAAGLLNTGAYRRIAIVSTELASRGIDWDDEESSLIFGDGAACAIVERGDGRSGIAACLLETYPKGSELCQIRAGGTLRNPRAGMELHDFLFHMQGKRLFRQASALIEGYLQRLLEASGYSLAQMAAVVPHQASHLSLEHMRKRLAIPTEKLIDIYRYHGNQVAASIPTALHHAIVTQRLPEGEPAMLVGTAAGLTLGGMVLIP
- a CDS encoding GlpM family protein, whose translation is MSLFIKSVIGALIVLLISVLAKSRNYYIAGLVPLFPTFALIAHYIVGTERGLDALRATILFGIWSVIPYLVYLISLYYFTAWMKLPQALLAAVVCWSVSAAVLIKIWTWYQGN
- a CDS encoding rhodanese-like domain-containing protein, with protein sequence MSYVTDYPFAAADIALSHFSRRLSVETDCADVAASLSDMQQDFVLLHVVGSPKHFTARHIPGAIHLPHREITPERMAEWPDDTRFVVYCAGPHCNGADQAALKLAQLGRPVKIMIGGITGWEDEGFAFA